A region from the Mesotoga sp. Brook.08.105.5.1 genome encodes:
- a CDS encoding YbaB/EbfC family nucleoid-associated protein, producing MAKKFRGLGGKNYGGSRKGSNMSELLKRAQKAQEEMESLEETFKTLEVTASAGGGAINVVATCDYRIKSIEVEPEIREEDFEIVQDLIIAGINEALAEVAKRRDEETAKVTGSLNLPDNIL from the coding sequence ATGGCAAAGAAATTTAGAGGTCTCGGCGGTAAGAACTATGGAGGTTCCAGGAAGGGATCAAACATGAGTGAACTTCTGAAACGGGCTCAGAAAGCACAGGAAGAAATGGAGAGCCTGGAAGAAACCTTCAAGACTCTGGAGGTGACGGCTTCTGCCGGAGGAGGAGCGATAAACGTTGTTGCAACTTGCGACTATCGCATTAAGTCGATCGAGGTCGAGCCTGAGATAAGAGAAGAGGATTTTGAGATTGTTCAAGATTTGATAATTGCGGGGATAAACGAGGCGTTAGCAGAGGTAGCGAAGAGAAGAGATGAAGAAACGGCTAAGGTTACAGGATCGCTCAATCTACCTGACAATATACTTTAG
- the dnaX gene encoding DNA polymerase III subunit gamma/tau, translated as MSEVLYRKYRPRKFSELVGQDQVKEILGRAIEKDSVFHAYIFSGSRGTGKTTSARIVAKMLNCLAEDSEKPCGICDSCKAIDASSHMDVIELDAASYRGIDEIRKIRDAVSYRPVMGRFKVYIIDEFHMLTREAFNALLKTLEEPPDKVIFILATTNLEKVPETILSRCQIFYFKPLIERDIATYLERIAKSEGLEYDDKALRFISKAAHGGMRDAVNLMERVVSYSGDVSEESVRATLGILPEEVVKEFITAFSSGEPASILKISEEIQSAGYTYEVFLEQVIDTVKDQLIAESTDERFKLLLSLWEITKELKFAEDKRGTFEVMVLLKSGYEKSAIGRIGNSENVKSEVFETSDKTEKAPKRDTTEENSLSKLIDHLRNNNFVLLWTLLSLSKVTRSESGGVLTLEADSDYSYDLLKDRLESLNGIAEDLIGKRFLLSNESVGGNLFEGLDKDSEEYVNFVISNLGLKDDINKGKIKIELEED; from the coding sequence ATGTCTGAGGTTTTGTATAGGAAATATAGGCCTAGAAAATTTAGTGAGCTGGTTGGGCAGGATCAAGTGAAAGAGATCCTGGGAAGAGCAATAGAGAAGGATTCGGTTTTTCATGCTTACATATTCTCTGGCTCTAGAGGTACCGGGAAGACAACTAGTGCAAGGATCGTCGCCAAAATGCTGAACTGTCTTGCAGAGGATTCTGAGAAGCCTTGCGGTATTTGCGATTCATGCAAAGCGATTGATGCTTCTTCACACATGGATGTCATTGAGCTGGATGCAGCTTCTTACAGAGGCATTGACGAGATCAGGAAAATCCGGGATGCAGTATCGTATAGACCTGTCATGGGCAGATTCAAAGTGTACATAATTGATGAATTCCATATGCTGACCAGGGAAGCTTTCAATGCACTTCTTAAGACTCTTGAAGAACCTCCCGATAAAGTGATTTTTATTCTTGCAACTACCAATCTTGAGAAGGTTCCTGAAACAATTCTTTCTCGATGTCAGATCTTCTATTTCAAACCACTCATCGAAAGAGACATAGCTACTTATCTGGAAAGAATCGCGAAATCTGAAGGTCTGGAATATGACGACAAAGCATTGAGGTTCATTTCGAAAGCCGCACACGGAGGCATGAGAGACGCGGTTAATCTTATGGAGAGAGTTGTCTCTTATTCGGGTGATGTTAGTGAAGAATCTGTTAGAGCTACTCTTGGTATTCTGCCCGAAGAAGTTGTTAAGGAGTTCATTACTGCATTTTCTTCGGGAGAGCCGGCTTCGATATTGAAAATCTCTGAAGAGATCCAGTCTGCAGGATATACTTACGAAGTCTTCCTTGAACAGGTGATCGATACTGTGAAGGATCAGCTGATCGCTGAATCAACTGATGAGCGTTTCAAGCTCTTGCTTTCTTTATGGGAGATCACTAAAGAGCTCAAATTTGCCGAGGATAAGAGAGGAACATTTGAAGTAATGGTCCTTCTGAAGAGTGGTTATGAGAAGTCGGCAATAGGGAGAATTGGTAACTCTGAAAACGTAAAAAGCGAAGTTTTTGAAACGAGTGATAAGACCGAGAAAGCTCCAAAAAGAGACACTACAGAAGAGAATAGTTTGTCCAAACTTATCGACCATCTTCGAAATAACAACTTCGTTCTGCTCTGGACTCTTCTAAGTCTTTCGAAGGTTACTAGAAGCGAATCTGGCGGGGTATTAACTCTGGAAGCGGACAGCGACTATTCTTACGATCTTCTGAAAGATAGACTTGAGTCGCTGAACGGGATTGCAGAAGATTTAATCGGGAAACGATTCCTTCTCTCCAATGAATCAGTTGGAGGCAATCTCTTTGAAGGTCTGGATAAAGATTCTGAGGAATACGTTAACTTTGTGATTTCGAACTTGGGGTTGAAGGACGACATAAATAAAGGAAAGATAAAGATAGAGCTTGAGGAGGACTAA
- a CDS encoding MATE family efflux transporter, with amino-acid sequence MARDLTQGSILKNLLIMSVPTMIGFSAQMVYDIVDIFWIGRISGEAIAGVTIFTTLFWIVDILNSIIGQSSISLISQGFGKKDFEGTSKAIEQTITFKFIVALISAVLVASFLKPSLGFFTDDMKVMRSALDYGYIRLFFLPMMFSSYSVNTALRCIGDAKSPMYIMMFTSVLNISLDPIMMFEKIPGTSIPGFGLGVFGAAVATVIAQSAAFLLGFYILFSGKEGVKPRLSGLFRLDRAIDKKLLTIGLPTGLEGFFRNLSAVVVLKFVAFYGTAAVAAVGVTGRLFGLAFMPLVGLSMGGSAMVGQNLGADNADRARATARTAALIGFFFMFFFALIAFFAGEHVIAVFNKDPEIIAYGASFLKYGSLGISVLAYGFGLSSVFGGSGYNFPFVVGSVVSRWLIQVPILVIAVFVLKAGIVWVWLSYVFSDIAEAAVMVFYYLKGKWVKRRVY; translated from the coding sequence ATGGCAAGGGATCTTACTCAAGGGAGCATTCTGAAGAATCTTCTTATAATGTCTGTGCCCACAATGATAGGGTTCAGCGCACAGATGGTTTACGACATTGTAGACATCTTCTGGATTGGGCGCATCTCAGGCGAAGCAATTGCAGGAGTTACGATTTTCACCACTCTTTTTTGGATTGTGGATATTCTGAATTCGATAATCGGGCAGAGCTCAATCTCCTTGATCTCTCAGGGCTTCGGAAAAAAGGACTTCGAAGGAACAAGTAAGGCGATAGAACAGACAATTACTTTCAAGTTCATTGTTGCTCTGATTTCCGCTGTTCTAGTTGCCTCCTTCCTAAAACCATCGCTAGGATTCTTTACTGACGATATGAAAGTAATGAGATCAGCTCTTGATTACGGCTATATCAGACTTTTCTTCCTGCCAATGATGTTTTCGTCTTACTCCGTCAACACGGCTCTCAGATGCATAGGGGACGCAAAGAGTCCAATGTACATAATGATGTTCACGAGTGTTCTCAATATTTCTCTCGACCCAATAATGATGTTCGAAAAGATTCCGGGGACATCGATTCCCGGATTTGGCCTGGGCGTTTTTGGTGCGGCCGTCGCTACGGTAATCGCTCAATCGGCAGCATTTCTACTGGGATTCTACATTCTTTTCTCAGGAAAGGAAGGCGTAAAACCAAGACTGTCCGGACTTTTCAGGCTTGATAGAGCTATAGACAAGAAGCTCTTGACTATAGGGCTTCCAACTGGGCTGGAGGGGTTCTTCAGGAACTTGTCAGCTGTAGTAGTTCTGAAATTCGTTGCCTTCTACGGGACCGCTGCGGTTGCGGCGGTAGGAGTAACGGGGAGGCTTTTTGGACTAGCGTTTATGCCTCTTGTAGGGCTTAGCATGGGCGGCTCTGCGATGGTCGGTCAAAACCTGGGAGCTGACAACGCCGACCGTGCAAGAGCCACAGCCAGAACCGCTGCCTTAATCGGGTTCTTTTTCATGTTTTTCTTTGCACTAATAGCCTTCTTTGCAGGCGAGCATGTTATCGCTGTGTTCAATAAGGATCCGGAGATAATTGCTTACGGTGCCAGTTTCCTGAAATACGGCTCACTCGGCATTTCTGTCTTGGCATACGGTTTTGGTCTCTCATCGGTCTTCGGAGGGTCCGGGTACAACTTCCCGTTTGTAGTGGGGAGCGTAGTATCCAGGTGGCTTATTCAAGTGCCAATATTGGTCATTGCAGTGTTCGTGTTGAAGGCCGGCATAGTTTGGGTCTGGCTTTCATATGTATTCTCGGATATTGCAGAGGCTGCGGTGATGGTCTTTTACTATTTAAAGGGTAAGTGGGTGAAGAGAAGGGTCTACTAG
- the gap gene encoding type I glyceraldehyde-3-phosphate dehydrogenase translates to MYKVAINGFGRIGRLVFREMVKRGDFDVVAINDLTDAATLAHLLKYDSVHGRFKGSVEAKDGAIVVNGKEVKVFAEKSPANLPWKNLGVELVIESTGVFRNREKTMPHIEAGAKKVLITAPAKGEVDATIVLGVNDDMLRPEMKIVSNASCTTNSIAPIIKILNDSFKIQKGYLTTVHAYTNDQRILDLPHSDLRRARAAAANTIPTSTGAAKAVGLVIPELKGKLDGIAMRVPVTDGSITDLTVVLEKDTTVQEVNALVKKAAENELKGIVEYTEEELVSSDIVGTTVSSVFDSKLTAVMGNLLKVCAWYDNEYGYSCRVVDLAEKMMKM, encoded by the coding sequence ATGTACAAAGTAGCAATCAACGGTTTTGGAAGAATTGGAAGACTTGTTTTTAGAGAGATGGTAAAACGCGGGGATTTCGATGTAGTTGCAATCAATGACCTAACCGATGCAGCTACCCTGGCTCATCTTCTCAAATATGATTCGGTTCACGGGAGATTCAAGGGTTCAGTGGAGGCTAAGGATGGAGCGATTGTTGTAAATGGCAAGGAGGTTAAAGTCTTCGCAGAGAAGAGTCCTGCAAACCTTCCCTGGAAAAACCTTGGCGTTGAACTGGTCATTGAGTCTACAGGCGTCTTCAGAAACAGAGAGAAGACAATGCCCCATATTGAAGCCGGGGCAAAAAAGGTATTGATTACTGCCCCTGCAAAGGGTGAAGTGGATGCGACAATTGTACTTGGTGTCAATGACGATATGCTGAGGCCGGAGATGAAGATTGTCTCTAATGCCTCCTGTACAACTAACTCTATTGCGCCAATAATAAAGATCTTGAACGATAGTTTCAAGATTCAGAAAGGTTATTTGACGACTGTCCATGCTTATACGAACGATCAGAGAATTCTTGATTTGCCTCACAGTGACTTGAGAAGAGCGAGGGCTGCTGCCGCCAATACGATTCCCACTTCAACAGGCGCCGCTAAGGCAGTAGGGCTTGTCATTCCTGAACTCAAAGGCAAGCTTGATGGAATAGCTATGAGAGTTCCTGTAACTGACGGTTCAATAACTGATCTAACCGTGGTTCTCGAAAAAGATACAACAGTGCAGGAAGTAAATGCGCTCGTGAAGAAAGCGGCGGAAAACGAACTGAAAGGAATAGTCGAATATACTGAAGAAGAACTCGTTTCCTCGGATATTGTCGGAACAACGGTGTCCTCAGTATTTGACAGCAAGCTTACAGCAGTGATGGGTAACCTGTTGAAAGTTTGCGCTTGGTATGACAATGAATATGGCTATTCTTGCAGGGTAGTCGATCTTGCTGAGAAAATGATGAAGATGTAA